The Janthinobacterium tructae genome contains the following window.
GCGCTCAGGCGCTGGACGCTATCGACCACCTCCTGCATGGTGGCACCGGCCTGATCGACCAGCTTACTGCCCGCGCCCACCTTCTCCACGGAATCATCGATCAAACCCTTGATTTCCTTGGCGGCGCTGGCCGAACGCTGGGCCAGGTTGCGCACTTCCGTGGCCACCACGGCAAAACCGCGTCCCTGTTCGCCCGCGCGGGCAGCCTCCACGGCGGCATTCAGGGCCAGGATATTCGTCTGGAAGGCGATGCCGTCGATCACGCCGATGATATCGGCAATCTTGCGTGAGGAATCATTGATCGAGCCCATGGTCTGCACCACTTCGGATACCACCGCGCCGCCCTTGACAGCCACGCTGGACGCCGCCGACGCCAGCGAGCGCGCCGCCAGCGCATTGTCCGCATTCTGCTTGACGGCCGCCGTCAGCTCTTCCATCGACGATGCCGTTTCTTCGAGCGAACTGGCCTGCTGTTCCGTGCGCGATGACAAGTCCATGGTCCCGACGGCGATCTGCGCCGAAGCAGTGGCGATGGTATCGGTGCCGCCGCGCACTTCGCCCACAATGCCAACCAGCGCCGTGTTCATGTCGCGCAGGGCGGCCATCAGCTGACCCGTTTCATCTTGCGAACGCACGACGATATCGCTGCTCAGGTCGCCCTGCGCCACGCGCTGGGCCAACGCCACCGCCTCGACCAGTGGGCGCGTAATGTTACGGGTCAGCAAGATCGCCAGCATGCACGCCAGCAGCGCGGCGATGACGCCGCCGCCCAGCAAGACCCACGTCGTGCGCGACTGCAAGGCGGCCGCTTCCTGGCCGCGTTGCCCTAATAACATACTTTCCGTCTTGCCTATGTCGGCGAGCAAGATACGCATCGCATCCATGGCCGCCTTGCCCTTGCCGGCCTGCTCCGCCGCCACCACGGCGTCGAGGCTGCCATCGACGGCCGCCGCGCGGCGCAAGGCGATCACGGGATTGATCGCCGTCGCCAGCCATTGCTGCTGAGCACCTTCCAATGCCTTCAGCCGCGCCAGCTGGGCAGGGTTGTCGGCAGTCAAAGCGCGGATCTTTTGCAAGTGTTCGGCAAAGCCGCGCTGGCCGCTTGCCAGCGGTTCCAGCGAGCTATCCTTGCCGGTCAATGCAAAGCCGCGCTCGCCGGTCTCGATGTTGATCAGGCTTTCGAGCAAGGCATTGGCCTCGCCCATGACCTCGTACGTATGGATATTCAGTCCATTGGCCTCACCCAGGCGGGAAAAATTCGCTTGCGCAGACGCGACCAGTATCGCCAGCAAGGCGATGACGGCGCCAAAGGCCAGGTAGAGGCGGGTGCCGATCTTCAAGTTGGACAATGCCATTTTCGTACTCCAGTAAGAACAAACATCAAGGCGCCATCATAGCGATAAAAAAGGAAACATTTGTTGCTTATGGGATACAATTTATATCTTATCGTCTTTTTATAATTTCCATGGATCGCTTGTCTGCCCTATTGCTGCGCTTTGGATTCTCAGCCGACACCTTCTTCCAGGGAACGTTTTGCGGCAACAACCACTTTCCCGCGCAGCCGGGAAGGGGCCATCTGCATCTGGTGCGCGAAGGGCCGGCGACCTTCGTCCACGCAGACGGCACCCGGCTGCACGTCGATGCGCCCACGCTGATTCTCTACCCGCGCCCGCAGGCGCATGGTCTGCATACGGGTGCCGGCACGGCGCAGCTGTTATGCGCCAGCGTGCATCTGGCGGGCGACGGCGAGGCTGCGATCGACAGCCTGCCGGCCTGCCTGCAGGTGCCGCTGGCGCAACTGCCGGCGATGGCTGGCGTGCTCGAGCTGCTGTTCGACGAGGCGCAGCATGGCGGGCTGGGACAGAAACTGGTGCTCAACCGCTTGTGCGACGTGCTGATCGTCCAGCTGCTGCGCCATGCGCTGGCCAACCATCTCATGTCGGCCGCATGCCTGCTCGACCCGTCCGATGCCGTCCTCGCCAACGCCATGACGGCCATGCGCGACCATCCCGGGCGCCACTGGACGGTGGCATCACTGGCCACCCTGTGCGGCATGTCGCGCAGCCGCTTCGCGCGCCAGTTCCACGCGGTCATCGGTTGCCCGCCGGCCGCATACCTGACGGGCCAGCGCATGTTGCGCGCCCAGGCGCTGCTCCAGCAAGGCCGGCTGGTGCAGGATGTCGCGCTGGAAGTGGGCTATGCCAGCCAGCCGGCTTTCACCCGTGCCTTCCGCGCTTGCACCAGGCTGTCGCCGCGCGACTGGCTGACACAGGGCAACAGCTAGAAATCGAGCGCCCGCAAGACCACGCTGCTGACCCGCAGGTCGCGGCTCAGATAAGCGAAGGCGCGCTGGCCGATGCGCAGGCGGTGGGCGTCGAAGATG
Protein-coding sequences here:
- a CDS encoding AraC family transcriptional regulator translates to MSALLLRFGFSADTFFQGTFCGNNHFPAQPGRGHLHLVREGPATFVHADGTRLHVDAPTLILYPRPQAHGLHTGAGTAQLLCASVHLAGDGEAAIDSLPACLQVPLAQLPAMAGVLELLFDEAQHGGLGQKLVLNRLCDVLIVQLLRHALANHLMSAACLLDPSDAVLANAMTAMRDHPGRHWTVASLATLCGMSRSRFARQFHAVIGCPPAAYLTGQRMLRAQALLQQGRLVQDVALEVGYASQPAFTRAFRACTRLSPRDWLTQGNS
- a CDS encoding methyl-accepting chemotaxis protein; translation: MALSNLKIGTRLYLAFGAVIALLAILVASAQANFSRLGEANGLNIHTYEVMGEANALLESLINIETGERGFALTGKDSSLEPLASGQRGFAEHLQKIRALTADNPAQLARLKALEGAQQQWLATAINPVIALRRAAAVDGSLDAVVAAEQAGKGKAAMDAMRILLADIGKTESMLLGQRGQEAAALQSRTTWVLLGGGVIAALLACMLAILLTRNITRPLVEAVALAQRVAQGDLSSDIVVRSQDETGQLMAALRDMNTALVGIVGEVRGGTDTIATASAQIAVGTMDLSSRTEQQASSLEETASSMEELTAAVKQNADNALAARSLASAASSVAVKGGAVVSEVVQTMGSINDSSRKIADIIGVIDGIAFQTNILALNAAVEAARAGEQGRGFAVVATEVRNLAQRSASAAKEIKGLIDDSVEKVGAGSKLVDQAGATMQEVVDSVQRLSAIIGEITDASEEQRLGIEQVNEAISQMDQVTQQNAALVEEAAAAANAMQDQAAQLSHAVQVFRLKDAPPATQAGAAGAAGHRPLALTMRG